The following are encoded together in the Anaerolineae bacterium genome:
- the tuf gene encoding elongation factor Tu (EF-Tu; promotes GTP-dependent binding of aminoacyl-tRNA to the A-site of ribosomes during protein biosynthesis; when the tRNA anticodon matches the mRNA codon, GTP hydrolysis results; the inactive EF-Tu-GDP leaves the ribosome and release of GDP is promoted by elongation factor Ts; many prokaryotes have two copies of the gene encoding EF-Tu), translating into EMVMPGDNVTITADLITPIAMEKELRFAIREGGRTVGAGVVSEIIE; encoded by the coding sequence GAGATGGTTATGCCTGGAGACAATGTAACCATTACGGCTGATTTGATAACGCCGATAGCTATGGAGAAGGAGTTGAGGTTTGCGATAAGGGAAGGCGGTCGGACTGTCGGCGCCGGAGTGGTAAGTGAAATAATTGAATAA
- the rpmG gene encoding 50S ribosomal protein L33, translating to MVRTIITLACSECKRRNYTTTKNKRTTPDKLEFSKYCKFCRKHILHKETK from the coding sequence ATCGTGAGAACAATCATCACCCTTGCATGCTCTGAATGCAAAAGAAGAAATTATACAACAACAAAAAATAAACGTACAACACCGGATAAGCTGGAATTCAGCAAGTATTGTAAATTTTGCAGAAAACATATTTTGCATAAAGAGACCAAATAA